From a single Cupriavidus taiwanensis LMG 19424 genomic region:
- a CDS encoding C40 family peptidase, which translates to MQRSVLHSLARAAVGFALACGATVSNGVLADTVFKDADTRIESAAPAMDSHAEGKRGLLSSVVNSTSNVASKAGDLVMNALGLIGVRYRFGGNTPESGLDCSGFVRYVFHDTFGFMLPRRSVEISRVGTTVATSDLRPGDLVFFNTMRQTFSHVGIYIGDNKFVHAPSTGSKIRVDDMRAAYWVTRYNGARRIDEGNERSTESLGDMVETLKRYDPKAARASMYGG; encoded by the coding sequence ATGCAGCGATCGGTGCTTCATTCCCTGGCGCGCGCCGCCGTCGGATTTGCCCTTGCCTGCGGTGCGACTGTGTCGAATGGAGTGCTGGCGGATACGGTGTTCAAGGATGCCGACACCCGTATCGAGTCCGCGGCCCCGGCCATGGATTCGCATGCGGAAGGCAAGCGCGGCTTGCTGTCGTCGGTGGTGAATTCCACCAGCAACGTTGCCAGCAAGGCTGGCGATCTGGTCATGAACGCGCTGGGCCTGATCGGCGTGCGTTACCGCTTCGGCGGCAACACGCCCGAATCCGGCCTCGATTGCAGCGGCTTCGTCCGCTACGTGTTCCACGACACCTTCGGCTTCATGCTGCCGCGCCGCTCCGTCGAAATCAGCCGCGTCGGCACCACCGTGGCCACCAGCGACCTGCGTCCGGGCGACCTCGTGTTCTTCAACACCATGCGCCAGACCTTCTCGCACGTCGGCATCTATATCGGCGACAACAAGTTCGTGCATGCGCCGTCCACCGGCAGCAAGATCCGGGTCGACGACATGCGCGCGGCGTACTGGGTGACCCGCTACAACGGTGCCCGCCGCATCGACGAAGGCAACGAGCGCAGCACCGAGAGCCTCGGCGACATGGTCGAGACGCTCAAGCGCTACGATCCCAAGGCTGCCCGCGCGTCGATGTACGGCGGCTGA
- a CDS encoding ABC transporter ATP-binding protein, with protein MPTPGSMLMCVDKLSVTFGHGEHATRAVRDVSFDLRAGERYALVGESGSGKTVTALAMLRLVEDAYYDGAIRFEGKNLLEVSDREMRAIRGAEIAMIFQEPMTALNPLYTIGNQIVETLALHEGLDRRAARERAIALLERTGISDAAHRFDSFPHQLSGGQRQRAMIAMALACRPKLLLADEPTTALDVTIRAQIMDLLRDLQAEFGMAVMLITHDLNLVRSFAQRVGVMEKGVLVETGDTASVFASPQHPYTRKLIDSRPRREVLPLVPLAPVLLEANKLGVSYARKRRGLAGWFGKDQFAAVKDVDFQLREGETLGIVGESGSGKTTLAHTVLALQRKSAGTIHFLGRSFDTATRDDRRKLRARMQVVFQDPFGSLAPRMTIEQIVGEGLALHQPGLSREALRQRVIEALREVGLDRTALGRYPHEFSGGQRQRIAIARVLILKPQVLVLDEPTSALDVSIQQQVLALLSQLQHKYNLSYLFISHDLAVIRAMAHRVIVMKAGEVVESGDTEVVLGAPQHPYTRKLMAAAQVGAA; from the coding sequence ATGCCCACGCCCGGATCCATGCTGATGTGCGTGGACAAGCTGTCGGTCACTTTCGGCCATGGCGAGCATGCCACCCGCGCCGTGCGCGATGTCAGCTTCGACCTGCGCGCCGGCGAGCGCTATGCGCTGGTGGGCGAGTCGGGTTCGGGCAAGACCGTGACCGCGCTGGCCATGCTGCGGCTGGTGGAGGACGCCTACTACGATGGCGCGATCCGTTTCGAGGGCAAGAACCTGCTGGAGGTCTCCGACCGCGAGATGCGCGCGATCCGCGGCGCCGAGATCGCGATGATCTTCCAGGAGCCGATGACCGCGCTGAACCCGCTGTACACCATTGGCAATCAGATCGTCGAGACCCTGGCGCTGCACGAAGGCCTGGACCGCCGCGCCGCGCGCGAGCGCGCCATCGCGCTGCTGGAACGCACCGGCATCAGCGACGCCGCGCATCGCTTCGACAGCTTCCCGCACCAGCTTTCGGGCGGCCAGCGCCAGCGCGCCATGATCGCCATGGCGCTGGCGTGCCGGCCCAAGCTGCTGCTGGCCGATGAGCCGACCACGGCGCTGGATGTCACCATCCGCGCGCAGATCATGGATCTGCTGCGCGACCTGCAGGCCGAGTTCGGCATGGCGGTGATGCTCATCACGCATGACCTCAACCTGGTGCGCTCCTTTGCGCAGCGCGTGGGCGTGATGGAGAAGGGCGTGCTGGTCGAGACCGGCGACACCGCCAGCGTATTCGCATCGCCCCAGCACCCCTACACCCGCAAGCTGATCGACAGCCGCCCGCGACGCGAGGTGCTGCCGCTGGTGCCGCTGGCGCCGGTGCTGCTCGAGGCGAACAAGCTCGGCGTCAGCTATGCGCGCAAGCGCCGCGGCCTGGCCGGGTGGTTCGGCAAGGACCAGTTCGCGGCGGTCAAGGATGTCGATTTCCAGCTGCGCGAGGGCGAGACCCTGGGCATCGTCGGCGAATCGGGCTCGGGCAAGACCACGCTGGCGCATACCGTGCTGGCGCTGCAGCGCAAGAGCGCGGGCACCATCCATTTCCTGGGCCGCAGCTTCGATACCGCCACCCGCGACGACCGCCGCAAGCTGCGCGCGCGCATGCAGGTGGTGTTCCAGGACCCGTTCGGCTCGCTGGCGCCGCGCATGACCATCGAGCAGATCGTCGGCGAAGGGCTGGCACTGCACCAGCCCGGGCTGTCGCGCGAGGCCTTGCGCCAGCGCGTGATCGAGGCGCTGCGCGAGGTCGGCCTGGACCGTACCGCGCTGGGTCGCTACCCGCACGAGTTCTCGGGCGGGCAGCGCCAGCGCATTGCCATCGCCCGCGTGCTGATCCTCAAGCCGCAGGTGCTGGTGCTGGACGAGCCGACCTCGGCGCTGGACGTGTCGATCCAGCAGCAGGTGCTGGCGCTGCTGTCCCAGTTGCAGCACAAGTACAACCTCAGCTACCTGTTTATCAGCCACGACCTGGCGGTGATCCGCGCCATGGCGCACCGGGTCATCGTGATGAAGGCGGGCGAGGTGGTCGAGTCCGGCGACACCGAAGTGGTGCTGGGGGCGCCGCAGCATCCCTATACGCGCAAGCTGATGGCGGCCGCGCAGGTTGGCGCAGCGTAG
- a CDS encoding ABC transporter permease, whose amino-acid sequence MKPFSHAAPNGLPHSPSPRQRAWQRFRRNRRGYWSLVIFVFIFVLSLGAELLSSNRPLVVHYKGEWYFPIVKVYPETTFDGDFPTPADYLDPYIRDRITTNGNFAVFPLNRYSYDSLNYFAKEPNPAPPSAENWLGTDDRGRDVLARLLYGFRVSVLFALALTVIGVLVGTLTGALMGFFGGRFDLFSQRAIEIWSSMPELYLLIIFASIFEPSLALLIILLSLFGWMGLSDYVRAEFYRNRSLDYVKAARALGLSNVQIMWRHILPNSLTPVITFLPFRMSAAILALTSLDFLGLGVPPTTPSLGELLAQGKANLDAWWISLSTFAVLVVTLLLLTFMGDALRDAFDTRLGLAALRGRVEPKVPAGAPTGAAPEATP is encoded by the coding sequence ATGAAACCATTCTCGCACGCGGCGCCCAACGGCCTGCCGCATTCGCCTTCGCCGCGCCAGCGCGCCTGGCAGCGTTTTCGCCGCAACCGGCGCGGCTACTGGAGCCTGGTGATCTTCGTCTTCATCTTCGTGCTCAGCCTGGGCGCCGAACTGCTGTCGAGCAACCGGCCGCTGGTGGTGCACTACAAGGGCGAATGGTATTTCCCCATCGTCAAGGTCTATCCGGAAACCACCTTCGACGGCGATTTCCCCACGCCGGCCGACTACCTGGACCCGTATATCCGCGACCGCATCACGACCAACGGCAATTTCGCGGTGTTTCCGCTGAACCGGTATTCGTACGATTCGCTCAACTACTTCGCCAAGGAACCGAACCCGGCGCCGCCCTCGGCCGAGAACTGGCTTGGCACTGACGACCGCGGCCGCGACGTGCTGGCGCGGCTGCTGTACGGCTTCCGGGTGTCGGTGCTGTTCGCGCTGGCGCTGACCGTGATCGGGGTGCTGGTCGGCACGCTGACGGGGGCGCTGATGGGCTTCTTCGGGGGGCGCTTCGACCTGTTCTCGCAACGCGCCATCGAGATCTGGAGCTCAATGCCGGAGCTGTACCTGCTGATCATCTTCGCCTCCATCTTCGAGCCCAGCCTGGCGCTGCTGATCATCCTGCTGTCTTTGTTCGGCTGGATGGGTCTGTCCGACTACGTGCGCGCCGAGTTCTACCGCAACCGCTCGCTCGACTACGTCAAGGCCGCGCGCGCCCTGGGACTGTCCAACGTGCAGATCATGTGGCGCCATATCCTGCCCAACAGCCTGACACCGGTGATCACCTTCCTGCCATTCCGCATGAGCGCGGCCATCCTGGCGCTGACCAGCCTGGACTTCCTCGGCCTTGGCGTGCCGCCCACCACCCCCAGCCTGGGCGAACTGCTGGCCCAGGGCAAGGCCAACCTCGACGCGTGGTGGATCTCGCTGTCGACCTTCGCCGTGCTGGTGGTGACGCTGCTGCTGCTGACCTTCATGGGCGACGCGCTGCGCGATGCCTTCGATACCCGGCTGGGCCTGGCCGCGCTGCGCGGCCGCGTCGAGCCCAAGGTTCCCGCCGGCGCGCCCACCGGCGCGGCTCCGGAGGCCACGCCATGA
- a CDS encoding microcin C ABC transporter permease YejB translates to MLAYLLKRILLMIPTLVGVITLTFVVIQFVPGGPVEQMMMELKGRGGAGEASGGGAEYRGRRGVDPDKIKEIQALYGFDKPPLERYFLMLKRFAQFDLGQSYFQHRSVWELVKSKLPVSVSLGLWTFFLTYLISVPLGISKAIRAGSRFDVVTSIIVLVGYAIPGFVLGVLLLVVFGGGTFVQWFPLRGLTSDNWEQLSLMGKVMDYLWHLVLPITASVVGSFAVVTMLTKNAFLEEIRKQYVLTARAKGLGERRVLWKHVFRNALIPLVTGFPAAFIGAFFTGSLLIETLFSLDGLGLLSYEAVLRRDYPVVLGTLYLFTLIGLVTRLISDVCYVLVDPRIHFEGLHR, encoded by the coding sequence ATGCTCGCCTATCTGCTCAAACGCATCCTGCTGATGATTCCGACGCTGGTCGGGGTCATCACGCTGACCTTTGTCGTGATCCAGTTCGTGCCGGGCGGCCCGGTCGAACAGATGATGATGGAGCTGAAAGGGCGGGGCGGCGCCGGCGAAGCCAGCGGCGGCGGCGCCGAATACCGCGGGCGGCGCGGCGTCGATCCCGACAAGATCAAGGAGATCCAGGCCCTCTACGGCTTCGACAAGCCGCCGCTGGAGCGCTACTTCCTGATGCTCAAGCGCTTTGCCCAGTTCGACCTGGGACAGAGCTATTTCCAGCACCGCAGCGTGTGGGAGTTGGTCAAGTCCAAGCTGCCGGTATCGGTCAGCCTGGGCTTGTGGACCTTTTTCCTGACCTACCTGATATCGGTGCCGCTCGGCATCTCCAAGGCGATCCGCGCGGGCAGCCGCTTCGACGTGGTGACCAGCATCATCGTGCTGGTCGGCTATGCCATTCCCGGCTTCGTGCTGGGCGTGCTGCTGCTGGTGGTATTCGGCGGCGGCACCTTCGTGCAGTGGTTTCCGCTGCGCGGGCTGACGTCCGACAACTGGGAGCAGCTGTCGCTGATGGGCAAGGTGATGGACTACCTGTGGCATCTGGTGCTGCCGATCACGGCGTCGGTGGTGGGCAGTTTCGCGGTCGTGACCATGCTGACCAAGAACGCCTTCCTCGAGGAAATCCGCAAGCAGTACGTGCTGACCGCGCGCGCCAAGGGCCTGGGCGAGCGCCGCGTGCTATGGAAGCACGTGTTCCGCAATGCCCTGATCCCGCTGGTGACCGGCTTCCCGGCGGCGTTCATCGGCGCTTTCTTCACCGGCTCGCTGCTGATCGAGACGCTGTTCTCGCTCGACGGGCTGGGCCTGCTGTCGTATGAGGCGGTGCTGCGGCGCGACTACCCGGTGGTGCTCGGCACGCTCTACCTGTTTACGCTGATCGGGCTGGTCACGCGCCTGATCTCCGACGTCTGCTACGTGCTGGTGGATCCGCGCATCCATTTCGAGGGCCTGCACCGATGA
- a CDS encoding extracellular solute-binding protein, whose protein sequence is MPIQARWPLQAAWQCFRRDAVLRGWAAMKLALTLVAGVSLFSDPAWAAHGFALHGDLKYPANFAHFNYVNPDAPVGGTLTLANPDRRTSFDKFNPFTLKGTSAPGLNALMFESLLISSADESASAYGLLAEDVTVAPDELSVTFTIRPQARFSNGDPVLASDVKYSYDMLMSKASSPGYRSMCTDVKAVVVTGERTVRFDFKQRNRELPLIVGSLPVFSRKWTAKVPFEKLTFEPPVTSGPYLIERFDAGRGIIFQRDPKYWGKDLAVRRGTFNFARVVYRLYKDETARLEAFKAGEFDAIVEYKAKNWAKSYQGTRFRNGELLKTEFPHRNGAGMQGYVMNLRKPVFQDVRVRQALILALDFEWLNRQLFYGAYKRLDSWFSNSELSASSTFDGRPGPGELQLLEPLRAQLPPEVFGPDVVQPSTAPPRSLRDNLRLARRLLAQAGWTYTDGALRNAKGEPLVFEFLDDGGAMSRVITTYVRNLEKLGIQVHQRTTDFALYQKRLEDFDFDMVSIRFPDSQSPGNELRDRFSSEAATTPGSDNLFGLKSPAVDKLVDNVLRADTRQELVTAGRALDRVLMHGYYIVPNWYSASHRVAYRKTLAYPERLPYFYTAEGWILSHWWRTDMQAQAR, encoded by the coding sequence ATGCCTATTCAAGCACGTTGGCCGCTTCAGGCGGCATGGCAGTGCTTCCGGCGGGATGCAGTACTGCGTGGTTGGGCGGCAATGAAGCTGGCGCTGACGCTGGTGGCGGGGGTCTCGCTCTTTTCTGATCCGGCATGGGCGGCGCATGGCTTTGCGCTGCATGGGGACCTCAAGTACCCGGCAAATTTCGCGCACTTCAACTACGTCAATCCCGACGCCCCGGTCGGCGGCACGCTGACGCTCGCCAATCCTGACCGGCGCACCAGTTTCGACAAGTTCAATCCGTTCACGCTGAAGGGCACCTCGGCCCCGGGCCTGAACGCGCTGATGTTCGAGTCGCTGCTGATCAGCAGCGCCGACGAAAGCGCCAGCGCCTACGGCCTGCTGGCCGAGGACGTCACGGTGGCGCCTGACGAGTTGTCGGTCACCTTCACGATCCGCCCGCAGGCGCGTTTTTCCAATGGCGACCCGGTGCTGGCCTCGGACGTCAAGTACTCCTACGACATGCTGATGAGCAAGGCGTCGAGCCCCGGCTATCGCAGCATGTGCACCGACGTGAAGGCGGTGGTCGTGACCGGCGAGCGCACCGTGCGCTTCGATTTCAAGCAGCGCAACCGCGAACTGCCGCTGATCGTCGGCTCGCTGCCGGTGTTCTCGCGCAAATGGACCGCCAAGGTTCCGTTCGAGAAACTGACCTTCGAGCCGCCGGTGACCAGCGGCCCTTACCTGATCGAGCGCTTCGACGCCGGCCGCGGCATCATCTTCCAGCGCGACCCGAAATACTGGGGCAAGGACCTCGCGGTGCGGCGCGGCACCTTCAATTTCGCGCGCGTGGTCTACCGCCTGTACAAGGACGAGACCGCGCGGCTCGAGGCCTTCAAGGCCGGCGAGTTCGACGCCATTGTCGAATACAAGGCCAAGAACTGGGCCAAGAGCTACCAGGGCACGCGCTTTCGCAACGGCGAGCTGCTCAAGACCGAGTTTCCGCATCGCAACGGCGCCGGCATGCAGGGCTATGTCATGAACCTGCGCAAGCCGGTGTTCCAGGACGTGCGCGTACGCCAGGCGCTGATCCTTGCGCTGGATTTCGAATGGCTCAACCGGCAGCTGTTCTACGGCGCCTACAAGCGCCTGGACAGCTGGTTCTCCAACAGCGAACTGTCGGCCAGCTCCACCTTCGACGGGCGTCCCGGTCCTGGTGAACTGCAACTACTCGAACCGCTGCGCGCGCAACTGCCGCCGGAAGTGTTCGGCCCCGACGTGGTCCAGCCCAGCACCGCACCGCCGCGCTCGCTGCGCGACAACCTGCGCCTGGCGCGGCGCCTGCTGGCCCAGGCCGGCTGGACCTATACCGACGGCGCGCTGCGCAACGCCAAGGGCGAGCCGCTGGTGTTCGAGTTTCTCGACGACGGCGGCGCCATGAGCCGGGTGATCACCACCTACGTGCGCAACCTCGAGAAGCTCGGCATCCAGGTGCACCAGCGCACCACGGATTTCGCGCTGTACCAGAAGCGGCTCGAAGACTTCGACTTCGACATGGTGTCGATCCGCTTCCCCGATTCGCAAAGCCCGGGCAATGAATTACGCGACCGCTTCTCCAGCGAGGCCGCGACCACGCCGGGCTCGGACAACCTGTTCGGGCTGAAGTCGCCGGCGGTCGACAAGCTGGTGGACAACGTGCTGCGCGCCGATACCCGGCAGGAACTGGTCACGGCCGGTCGGGCGCTGGACCGGGTGCTGATGCACGGCTATTACATCGTGCCGAACTGGTACAGCGCGTCGCACCGGGTCGCCTACCGCAAGACGCTGGCATATCCGGAGCGGCTTCCGTATTTCTACACGGCGGAAGGCTGGATCCTCAGCCACTGGTGGCGCACCGACATGCAGGCGCAAGCCCGCTGA
- the fabI gene encoding enoyl-ACP reductase FabI has protein sequence MGFLAGKRILITGLLSNRSIAYGIASACKREGAELAFTYVGERFKDRISDFAKEFGSDLVFECDVGSDEQIAATFTALGQRWEKFDGLVHSIGFAPREAIAGDFLDGLSREGFRIAHDISAYSFPALAKAALPLLSDKASLLTLTYLGAERVVPNYNTMGLAKASLEASVRYLAASVGPRGIRANGISAGPIKTLAASGIKGFGKLLGHFEEAAPLRRNVTIEEVGNVAAFLLSDLASGVTGEITYVDGGFNVVGASVADAE, from the coding sequence ATGGGATTTCTGGCAGGTAAGCGGATCCTGATCACCGGCTTGCTTTCGAACCGCTCGATCGCCTATGGCATTGCCTCGGCGTGCAAGCGCGAAGGCGCCGAACTGGCCTTCACCTACGTCGGCGAACGGTTCAAGGACCGGATCAGCGACTTTGCCAAGGAATTCGGCAGCGACCTGGTATTCGAATGCGACGTCGGCAGCGACGAGCAGATCGCCGCCACCTTCACCGCGCTGGGCCAGCGCTGGGAAAAGTTCGACGGCCTGGTGCATTCGATCGGCTTCGCGCCGCGTGAAGCGATTGCCGGCGATTTCCTCGACGGCCTGTCGCGCGAAGGCTTCCGCATCGCCCACGACATTTCCGCGTACAGCTTCCCGGCGCTGGCCAAGGCCGCCCTGCCGCTGCTGTCGGACAAGGCCTCGCTGCTGACGCTGACTTACCTGGGCGCCGAGCGCGTCGTCCCCAACTACAACACCATGGGCCTGGCCAAGGCGTCGCTGGAAGCCAGCGTGCGCTACCTGGCCGCCTCGGTCGGCCCGCGCGGCATCCGCGCCAACGGCATCTCGGCTGGCCCGATCAAGACCCTGGCCGCGTCGGGCATCAAGGGCTTCGGCAAGCTGCTCGGCCACTTCGAGGAAGCCGCGCCGCTGCGCCGCAACGTCACCATCGAGGAAGTCGGCAACGTCGCCGCCTTCCTGCTGTCGGACCTCGCCAGCGGCGTGACGGGTGAAATCACCTATGTCGACGGCGGCTTCAACGTGGTCGGCGCAAGCGTCGCCGACGCGGAGTAA
- a CDS encoding MFS transporter, translated as MPAPHAPSAADSDRGPHDVSLSSRDRQSSGRLPLLALGVGSFGIGTGEFVIMGLLPDAATDLGISIPQAGHLISAYALGVVVGAPLLAVLGARWPRRNLLIALMAVFAAGNIASALAPTYLSMMVARLLTGFPHGTYFGVAALVAASLVARERRAQAVGLVMLGLTTATLVGVPIAAAVGTWLGWRSAFVIVGALGALTALLVWRWVPFVPADRHASPLRELSALGRKQVWLTLGIGAIGFGGMFSVFSYVKPTMLELAHMPAAGIPVVLALFGVGMVVGNLAGARLADKALMPTVGGVLVWTALVLGAFTFTAPHAWLAAFNVLLVGTAVALGPALQIRLMDVAGDAQTLAAALNHSAFNLANALGAWLGGLTIAAGFGWESTGWVGLLLALGGLVIYAWSMLSMERRVPAAA; from the coding sequence ATGCCCGCCCCACATGCCCCATCCGCCGCGGATTCCGACCGCGGTCCCCACGACGTTTCCCTGTCTTCCCGCGACCGCCAGTCGTCCGGCCGGCTGCCGCTGCTGGCGCTCGGCGTCGGCAGCTTCGGCATCGGCACCGGCGAGTTCGTCATCATGGGCCTGCTGCCCGATGCCGCCACCGACCTCGGCATCTCGATCCCGCAAGCCGGCCACCTGATCAGCGCCTATGCGCTCGGCGTGGTCGTCGGCGCGCCGTTGCTGGCGGTGCTCGGCGCGCGCTGGCCGCGGCGCAACCTGCTGATTGCACTGATGGCGGTGTTTGCCGCCGGCAATATCGCCAGCGCGCTGGCGCCGACATACCTGTCGATGATGGTGGCGCGCCTGCTCACGGGTTTTCCGCACGGTACCTACTTCGGCGTCGCGGCGCTGGTCGCGGCCAGCCTGGTTGCGCGCGAGCGGCGCGCGCAGGCGGTGGGATTGGTGATGCTGGGCCTGACCACTGCCACGCTGGTCGGCGTGCCGATCGCCGCCGCGGTGGGCACCTGGCTGGGCTGGCGCTCGGCCTTCGTCATCGTTGGCGCGCTCGGCGCGCTGACCGCGCTGCTGGTATGGCGCTGGGTGCCGTTCGTGCCGGCTGACCGGCATGCCAGTCCGCTGCGCGAGTTGTCAGCGCTCGGGCGCAAGCAGGTCTGGCTGACGCTGGGCATCGGCGCGATCGGGTTTGGCGGCATGTTCTCGGTGTTCAGCTATGTCAAGCCAACCATGCTGGAACTGGCGCATATGCCCGCGGCAGGCATCCCGGTGGTGCTGGCGCTGTTCGGCGTCGGCATGGTGGTGGGCAACCTGGCCGGGGCCAGGCTGGCCGACAAGGCGCTGATGCCGACGGTGGGCGGCGTTCTGGTCTGGACCGCGCTGGTGCTGGGCGCCTTTACCTTTACCGCGCCGCACGCGTGGCTGGCAGCCTTCAATGTGCTGCTGGTCGGCACCGCCGTGGCGCTGGGACCGGCGCTGCAGATCCGGCTGATGGACGTCGCCGGCGATGCCCAGACGCTGGCGGCGGCGCTCAACCACTCGGCCTTCAACCTGGCCAATGCGCTCGGCGCGTGGCTGGGTGGGCTGACCATTGCCGCCGGCTTTGGCTGGGAATCGACCGGCTGGGTCGGCCTGCTGCTGGCGCTTGGCGGGCTGGTGATCTATGCGTGGTCGATGCTGAGCATGGAGCGGCGCGTCCCCGCCGCGGCGTAG
- a CDS encoding ion channel, translating into MLRNLAIGLPVMLVCLLLQAVFVAVCLRYYARFKHARHGGMSLGQEILLLSVVMVLTLIGNFVQMAIWAILFMLLGEFADLATALYHSGVNFATLGYGDIVMSPAWRLLGPLEAANGILMFGVSSSVMTAAVLEVIKHNLARLGEDVEP; encoded by the coding sequence ATGCTGCGCAACCTGGCGATCGGCCTTCCCGTGATGCTGGTCTGCCTGCTGTTGCAGGCGGTGTTTGTGGCCGTATGCCTGCGCTACTACGCTCGCTTCAAGCATGCGCGGCACGGTGGCATGTCGCTGGGCCAGGAGATCCTGCTGCTGTCGGTGGTGATGGTGCTGACGCTGATCGGCAATTTCGTCCAGATGGCGATCTGGGCCATCCTCTTCATGCTGCTGGGCGAGTTCGCCGATTTAGCGACCGCGCTGTATCACTCGGGCGTCAACTTTGCCACGCTGGGCTATGGCGATATCGTCATGTCGCCTGCGTGGCGCCTGCTGGGTCCGCTGGAGGCGGCCAACGGCATCCTGATGTTCGGCGTCTCCAGTTCCGTGATGACGGCGGCGGTGCTGGAGGTGATCAAGCACAACCTGGCCCGCCTGGGCGAAGACGTCGAGCCATAG
- a CDS encoding DUF2955 domain-containing protein, translating into MSTDGQAPPWPPRDPRSRRCLRLASGTALCLATSFGLALPVPMVAPVLGVFLLATLNRPMSPRTGLGLALVVMLTTGTGLLLIPLLRYYPASGVLLVGLCLFLAFRYGLRGGNGLVSTFLVVGLTMISAAGTFDFGLAVTVIEALVKGLLVALVALGIGHWLFPEPVGAGTPSAPAELPEDQAARVALRAALVVMPAFLLALNDPAAYLPVIMKAATLGRQTCTTSARGAGRELLGSTLLGGVLAILFWGALSLFVHLWMYFLWMLLFGLLVGRKLYGLSPSRYPPGFWVNTLVTLIILLGQSVQDSAAGKDVYTAFAVRMGLFVGVTLYAWLMVAWLDQPRGARQLSG; encoded by the coding sequence ATGTCTACTGACGGCCAGGCGCCGCCATGGCCCCCGCGCGACCCACGCAGCCGGCGTTGCCTGCGCCTGGCCAGCGGCACCGCGCTGTGCCTGGCGACCAGCTTCGGACTGGCGCTGCCGGTCCCCATGGTCGCGCCGGTGCTGGGCGTGTTCCTGCTGGCGACGCTCAACCGGCCGATGTCGCCCCGGACGGGACTGGGCCTGGCGCTGGTGGTGATGCTGACCACGGGCACCGGCCTGCTGCTGATCCCCCTGCTGCGCTATTACCCCGCCAGTGGTGTGCTGCTGGTCGGCCTGTGCCTGTTCCTGGCCTTTCGCTACGGCTTGCGCGGCGGCAACGGGCTGGTGTCGACGTTCCTGGTGGTCGGCCTGACCATGATTTCGGCGGCAGGCACCTTTGATTTCGGACTGGCGGTCACGGTGATCGAGGCGCTGGTCAAGGGCTTGCTCGTCGCCCTGGTGGCGCTGGGGATTGGCCACTGGCTGTTTCCCGAGCCCGTTGGCGCAGGTACCCCGTCCGCACCCGCGGAGCTGCCGGAAGACCAGGCCGCCCGGGTCGCGCTGCGCGCCGCGCTGGTGGTCATGCCGGCATTCCTGCTCGCGCTGAACGATCCGGCGGCGTACCTGCCGGTCATCATGAAGGCGGCCACTCTGGGCCGGCAAACCTGCACCACCTCGGCACGCGGCGCGGGGCGCGAACTGCTGGGCTCGACCCTGCTTGGCGGTGTGCTGGCGATCCTGTTCTGGGGCGCGCTCAGCCTGTTCGTGCATTTGTGGATGTACTTCCTTTGGATGCTGCTGTTCGGCCTGCTGGTGGGGCGCAAGCTGTATGGCCTGAGCCCGTCGCGGTACCCGCCAGGCTTCTGGGTCAATACCCTCGTGACGCTGATTATCCTGCTGGGCCAGTCGGTGCAGGACAGCGCCGCCGGGAAGGACGTCTATACCGCCTTTGCCGTGCGCATGGGCTTGTTTGTCGGCGTCACGCTGTATGCCTGGCTGATGGTCGCATGGCTCGATCAGCCCCGCGGCGCGCGGCAACTGTCTGGATGA